One part of the Mariniblastus fucicola genome encodes these proteins:
- a CDS encoding type IV secretory system conjugative DNA transfer family protein: MRIRLGKNSDSSERISIDDDLLRTHMHLVGATGAGKTTAIHAILRQLMSGVGDDKSCIFVIDPMGNLSRDLLKIMAYERYVTNSARERLLYIEPAREDVVTPFNPLHYTTEANRYYQTMRAVDLVLRAWEAQDVAQQPRLLQWTYKAFCAAAQVGFPISICRFLLHPGSDYHKAIINRIPGEIGNQWQQILHAKGGEAVRILESTRNRLDPFFESPNLRMMFGVQQNRFDCERMIRERKIVIVNLAKQGNVPGFISDTVGALMLNEIFETASRLAVTEGRSVVEPTYIFLDEFQRYVSGDIEDALPTVRQMGLRLILAHQSFAQLEREDVDLEQMIWQARTRLAFASYQKDADIIADEIAKMTFNDMEIKDKRTSKRQLIDGYKKEILRSWSESTSDSASESKSSGQANNSSQNSVYPFGESSPASTSRGSGSSENRGSGESMGRTAGRTSGESEHLTPNHVTFDEVSNVTYRSFEEHSLRWGKRLRSLKAGEAMLQTPGSADIKPVKIDHLRVPDTPEVREKVERLLEKNFASDFFMKMEDARREHELCLQQIVDGALPKLSAGKPQAKESDPHRPFTL, from the coding sequence ATGAGAATCCGACTAGGCAAAAACTCAGATTCGTCCGAGCGAATCTCTATCGATGATGATTTGCTGCGAACTCACATGCACTTGGTTGGTGCAACTGGGGCAGGCAAGACGACAGCAATCCACGCAATTTTGCGTCAATTGATGTCGGGAGTTGGTGATGACAAATCTTGCATTTTCGTAATTGATCCCATGGGGAATTTGTCGAGGGATTTGCTCAAGATAATGGCTTATGAGCGATATGTAACGAACAGCGCCCGAGAACGCTTGCTTTATATTGAGCCCGCCCGCGAGGATGTTGTCACGCCGTTCAACCCTCTGCACTACACCACCGAAGCCAACCGGTACTACCAAACGATGCGTGCGGTTGACTTAGTGCTTCGAGCTTGGGAAGCCCAAGATGTCGCACAGCAACCTCGGCTGCTTCAATGGACGTACAAAGCATTCTGCGCGGCTGCTCAAGTTGGCTTTCCCATATCTATTTGCAGATTTCTACTCCACCCGGGATCGGACTACCACAAAGCGATCATCAATCGAATTCCAGGCGAAATTGGAAATCAATGGCAGCAAATACTGCATGCGAAGGGTGGCGAGGCTGTCCGGATTCTTGAGTCTACGAGAAACCGACTTGATCCTTTTTTTGAGAGTCCCAATTTAAGGATGATGTTTGGCGTCCAGCAAAATCGCTTTGACTGCGAACGCATGATTCGCGAGCGGAAAATTGTCATTGTCAATCTCGCCAAGCAAGGTAACGTGCCGGGATTTATCAGTGACACGGTTGGTGCTCTGATGCTGAACGAGATTTTTGAAACCGCAAGCCGCCTTGCAGTAACTGAGGGGCGTTCAGTTGTTGAGCCGACTTATATTTTTCTCGACGAATTCCAGCGGTATGTCAGCGGAGATATCGAAGATGCCTTGCCAACAGTTCGTCAAATGGGCTTGCGACTTATCTTGGCCCATCAGTCGTTTGCACAGCTCGAGAGAGAAGACGTTGATCTTGAGCAAATGATCTGGCAAGCCAGAACACGTTTGGCTTTCGCTAGTTACCAAAAGGACGCCGACATCATCGCAGATGAAATTGCCAAGATGACATTCAACGACATGGAAATCAAAGACAAACGAACTTCTAAACGCCAGCTCATCGACGGGTACAAAAAAGAGATCTTGCGAAGTTGGTCCGAGTCAACCAGCGATAGCGCGAGCGAAAGCAAGAGTTCCGGACAAGCGAACAATAGCAGTCAAAATTCGGTGTATCCCTTCGGAGAATCTTCTCCCGCGTCTACCAGTCGCGGAAGTGGCAGTAGTGAGAATCGTGGCAGTGGGGAATCAATGGGGCGAACGGCTGGGCGCACTTCTGGAGAAAGTGAACACCTGACTCCGAACCATGTTACGTTCGATGAAGTTTCAAATGTTACTTATCGATCGTTTGAAGAACATTCGCTCCGATGGGGCAAACGCTTGCGTTCTTTGAAAGCTGGAGAAGCCATGCTTCAAACGCCCGGCAGCGCCGATATTAAACCTGTGAAAATCGATCACCTTCGCGTTCCCGACACTCCCGAAGTGCGGGAGAAGGTCGAGCGGCTACTTGAAAAAAACTTTGCTAGCGACTTCTTCATGAAGATGGAAGATGCTCGCCGTGAGCATGAGCTCTGTTTGCAGCAGATCGTTGACGGCGCTTTGCCTAAACTAAGTGCTGGAAAGCCTCAAGCCAAGGAATCAGATCCTCATAGGCCGTTTACGTTGTAG
- a CDS encoding replication-relaxation family protein: MILQERDIKALSLLSQYFMLTSRQLREMCFTTDSTGRVTRRRLTGLRQAGYVRKRNLQVVNPKDGSNSPVFHLTRTGLELLAGHFDDDSILRKPVEPSQPQHLQHYTAVSETQRLMHAAVEATSEKIRIDKWVNEDEALNLDEADKPRRFLRTKFGNVVCIPDAAYVLEFKEQKAIFYLEQDRDTFFHDRVAARKSPGYQQLWEQQGHRQHFPETNVGHFYILFVAPSAKRRDQLCRAFAKKNDGHEVQKAFRFVSFDEATPDNVLFESIFACCHHTEMVPMVKRGATPTTEVKTTSLLPSGQK; encoded by the coding sequence ATGATTCTTCAAGAACGAGATATAAAAGCACTTTCGCTGCTCTCTCAATATTTCATGCTTACGTCTCGTCAGCTTCGCGAGATGTGCTTCACGACTGATTCAACCGGACGCGTTACGCGCCGACGCCTGACTGGATTACGGCAAGCCGGTTATGTACGCAAACGCAATCTTCAAGTTGTGAATCCAAAGGACGGCTCGAACAGTCCAGTCTTTCATCTCACCCGTACCGGGCTTGAACTGCTGGCCGGACATTTCGATGACGATTCGATCCTCCGAAAGCCAGTAGAACCTTCGCAGCCACAGCACTTACAGCATTACACTGCCGTTTCCGAGACGCAGCGGTTGATGCACGCCGCCGTTGAAGCGACTTCGGAAAAGATTCGCATCGACAAATGGGTCAATGAAGATGAGGCGTTGAATCTTGATGAGGCCGACAAGCCGCGAAGATTCCTGCGCACCAAATTCGGCAACGTTGTTTGTATTCCTGATGCAGCATACGTTCTTGAATTCAAGGAACAAAAAGCCATCTTCTATCTTGAGCAAGACCGGGACACATTTTTTCATGACCGTGTCGCGGCTCGCAAGAGCCCCGGCTACCAACAACTCTGGGAGCAACAGGGACACCGACAGCACTTTCCCGAGACGAATGTGGGCCATTTCTATATTTTGTTCGTTGCTCCATCTGCAAAGCGTCGCGATCAGCTTTGCCGCGCATTCGCCAAAAAGAATGACGGTCACGAAGTTCAAAAAGCATTTCGGTTCGTCTCTTTCGATGAAGCCACGCCAGACAACGTTCTGTTTGAATCAATTTTCGCCTGTTGCCATCACACTGAAATGGTGCCGATGGTTAAACGTGGCGCTACACCGACCACCGAAGTGAAAACGACTTCCCTACTTCCGTCAGGGCAGAAGTAG
- a CDS encoding FHA domain-containing protein, which yields MTKITLRVLDGANRGEIYEDISLPITIGREEGNSIQLNDERVSRVHLRIQMDHDDLVLTDLDSTNGSRVNNEEIQLKILRHGDLITVGRSTLVYGSRAEIQERLKKSGPATGSKASGSGHEDVPIFESTPPKLPERLSPGQAAQLSEVIDFLHHHVREIVSEAEVKPRQQTIEITAEMWQQIVEVQARLAEYLDRIGQPSN from the coding sequence ATGACCAAGATCACGCTTCGAGTGCTCGACGGTGCAAACCGCGGAGAGATCTACGAAGACATCTCGCTTCCGATCACCATCGGTCGTGAAGAAGGCAATTCGATTCAACTGAACGACGAACGCGTCAGCCGAGTCCATTTGCGTATTCAAATGGATCACGACGATCTTGTGCTAACGGACCTGGACAGCACAAACGGCTCACGAGTCAACAACGAAGAAATTCAGCTTAAAATTTTACGCCATGGAGACCTGATCACAGTTGGTCGCAGCACTCTCGTTTACGGATCTCGTGCGGAAATCCAGGAGCGTCTGAAAAAGTCCGGTCCGGCAACGGGTTCCAAGGCCAGCGGTTCGGGCCACGAAGACGTTCCAATCTTTGAGTCGACGCCACCAAAACTTCCCGAGCGACTTTCTCCGGGGCAGGCTGCTCAACTTTCTGAAGTCATCGACTTTCTTCATCACCACGTCCGCGAAATCGTCAGCGAAGCAGAGGTCAAACCTCGCCAGCAAACGATCGAAATCACTGCAGAAATGTGGCAGCAGATTGTGGAAGTCCAGGCTCGACTCGCTGAGTATCTCGACCGTATCGGTCAGCCGTCGAACTAA
- a CDS encoding JAB domain-containing protein codes for MPNKPSDINGLPDRELLATLLRSDQKADDILQDMSIDELIHAHRNELQLTPKAYERLQASIELGRRIHEARAEYRAITKISSSSDAIEFCQVKFSRLIMDAVQEEFHIVTLDTKNQILRGHQITIGTLDASLVHPREVFRPAIKDAASSILLVHNHPSGDSTPSREDFQVTDRLTEVGRTIGIDVLDHIVLGRKECVSIRERR; via the coding sequence ATGCCAAACAAACCGAGCGACATCAACGGACTGCCGGATCGCGAACTTTTGGCGACGCTGCTGCGTTCAGACCAAAAAGCGGACGACATTTTGCAAGACATGTCAATCGACGAGCTGATTCACGCTCACCGCAATGAGCTTCAGCTAACTCCCAAAGCATACGAACGACTACAGGCAAGTATTGAGCTTGGACGCCGTATCCATGAAGCTCGAGCCGAGTATCGAGCAATCACCAAGATAAGCAGCTCGTCTGACGCCATCGAATTTTGCCAAGTGAAGTTTTCTCGGCTTATTATGGATGCAGTTCAGGAAGAGTTTCACATTGTCACTTTGGATACAAAGAACCAGATTCTCCGCGGCCACCAAATCACCATTGGAACTCTAGATGCGTCGCTTGTTCACCCTCGTGAAGTCTTTCGCCCCGCGATAAAGGACGCTGCTTCATCCATCCTTCTCGTCCACAACCATCCATCAGGGGATTCGACTCCTAGCCGCGAAGATTTTCAAGTAACTGATCGTCTTACCGAGGTCGGCAGAACAATAGGCATCGATGTGCTCGACCATATAGTTCTTGGCCGCAAGGAATGCGTCAGCATTCGAGAGCGACGTTGA
- a CDS encoding topoisomerase II, producing MSRRNEGGVIRIDEAYSKRCVLDRLGVSQRFWDKMLDEGLPYTNVGHTRWVTGEAIMNYLKKFAQTKQVQAQ from the coding sequence ATGAGCCGGCGAAACGAAGGAGGTGTCATCCGAATCGATGAAGCATACAGCAAACGTTGCGTGCTCGATCGTCTCGGCGTGTCCCAGCGTTTTTGGGACAAGATGCTTGATGAAGGACTTCCCTACACCAACGTGGGTCACACGCGTTGGGTAACCGGCGAAGCGATCATGAACTACCTGAAAAAGTTTGCGCAAACCAAGCAGGTTCAGGCACAGTAG
- a CDS encoding tyrosine-type recombinase/integrase codes for MLPELETLLDTTPEDARTGWIANPLPIDSENFFGDRPTPKELAKLKKRLSNVAIAEQFGVSETAVRKWLADPSRLKAESQISEVQRLTKERVGRVLGLIGQKADVVVQEKDDELRKRLKYASAHDIRRGCAQRLINQGVSAETLKLILRHSDFATTEKFYGAVKSVQSASLEIRNLDSKAANEEASQFNPSELEKLRKLLSQL; via the coding sequence ATGCTGCCCGAGCTGGAAACACTCCTCGATACCACTCCTGAAGATGCGAGAACAGGTTGGATTGCCAATCCCCTCCCGATCGACTCGGAAAACTTCTTTGGGGATCGCCCAACGCCAAAGGAGTTGGCCAAACTCAAAAAACGACTTTCCAATGTTGCCATCGCCGAGCAGTTCGGCGTGAGTGAAACGGCAGTACGAAAATGGCTGGCAGATCCAAGTCGGTTGAAAGCAGAGAGCCAAATCAGCGAAGTACAGCGATTGACGAAAGAGCGTGTCGGCCGCGTTCTTGGCCTGATCGGTCAAAAGGCCGATGTCGTTGTTCAAGAAAAAGACGACGAGCTTCGCAAGCGTCTGAAATATGCTTCGGCCCATGATATCCGCCGCGGCTGTGCCCAGCGTCTCATCAACCAAGGCGTCTCTGCCGAAACTCTCAAACTCATTCTCCGGCATTCCGATTTCGCGACAACTGAAAAATTCTACGGGGCTGTAAAGAGCGTTCAATCAGCGTCGCTGGAAATTCGCAACCTCGATTCTAAAGCAGCGAATGAAGAAGCTTCACAATTTAATCCGTCTGAGCTTGAGAAGCTCCGCAAGCTTCTCTCACAGCTTTAG
- a CDS encoding HNH endonuclease: protein MAKSSSIAFVYPNSPRERKHGPSGYKDVQSFRPWLRDEFDFRCVYCLKRESWGTAKEGFDIEHFVSSMVAPDKRLSYSNLVYACHECNLRKGSTSVNDPFECCTANNIALLENGMLVGLSRNARLIIAVVALNSPNMIRWRLLWMQIVELAQTHDFELLNQLLAYPHNLPDLTALTPPRNEKPEGVNDSHYARKRNGDLPASYIV from the coding sequence ATGGCCAAGAGTAGTTCCATTGCCTTCGTTTATCCGAACAGCCCTCGCGAACGAAAGCACGGGCCATCGGGATACAAAGACGTCCAGTCGTTTCGTCCGTGGCTGAGAGACGAATTCGATTTTCGCTGCGTCTATTGCTTGAAACGCGAAAGCTGGGGAACGGCAAAAGAGGGCTTTGACATTGAGCATTTCGTGTCCTCAATGGTCGCTCCTGACAAACGATTGTCGTACAGCAACCTTGTATACGCTTGCCATGAATGCAATCTGCGAAAAGGAAGCACGTCCGTCAACGATCCGTTTGAGTGTTGCACGGCAAATAACATCGCACTTTTGGAAAACGGAATGCTGGTTGGGCTAAGCCGAAACGCTCGATTGATTATTGCTGTGGTTGCCCTGAATTCGCCAAATATGATCCGCTGGCGTTTGCTTTGGATGCAGATCGTCGAGCTTGCACAAACGCATGACTTTGAGTTGTTGAACCAGCTCTTGGCCTACCCGCACAACCTTCCAGATTTGACGGCACTGACCCCACCAAGAAATGAAAAACCGGAGGGCGTCAACGATTCGCATTACGCTCGAAAGCGAAACGGGGACTTGCCCGCAAGTTACATCGTCTAA
- a CDS encoding DNA phosphorothioation-associated putative methyltransferase translates to MKEFNTILDVTGGEIVSRMSIHFFKCNFVKSKLPTRSSRYRIGKEIGGAIYLHRDYEDELGEAIVQAKLHLNDEVDYTIVKLNLKTKAISFICCDDFDIEDEPEVGDSIIVHPDGQTRRRSKAKDPEIYHHKWMFVADDYKGFDVERSRMRSLRWINLKGLNKRKIGKKSYWVENVLPRLNGQPRDEVSEPRESWGEQLSECDKAAKPMTEVPRHKTAIKRGSYSKPVKCLLRDGLLSDSKVFFDYGCGHGRDLDLLADIDISCQGWDPAFRPTAPKNEAAVVNIGYVINVIEDPNERADAVRSAWALAKEVLCVAAQIEFAAPEKEQQVFGDGYLTSRGTFQKYYNQHELREYLQDVVGTDAISAAPGIFYLFKCEEAKQQFFATRFKRRYTVPRQRISEVLFDQNRDLLDPFMERLTELGRVPAASEYAASNAIIEKFGSLKRAFKLIQKVTDESPWEEIAQKRCEDLLVYLALARFRKRPPLSKLPPTVQKDIKVFLGGYKVACGRADTLLFRAGDPDAIDQACQRSNVGQLVDNALIFHKSCLDSLEPLLRIYEGCARALVGELDDANVIKLHRFSGKVSYITYDGFDKNPHPQLKERMKVSLRSLNIDWFDYSTWDDPYVLLEKFELVNDNYKQRILFERFAKSLRRIGIVSNNNQLKKSELSIRLKNSQVHLQGHRLVNS, encoded by the coding sequence TTGAAAGAATTCAATACAATCCTAGATGTAACCGGCGGTGAAATAGTCAGCCGAATGTCGATACACTTTTTTAAATGCAATTTCGTGAAAAGCAAGCTTCCAACTAGGTCATCCCGATATCGTATCGGAAAAGAAATTGGAGGGGCAATCTATCTTCATCGCGACTACGAAGACGAGCTTGGAGAAGCGATTGTGCAGGCCAAGCTACACTTAAACGATGAAGTCGATTACACGATCGTAAAACTCAATTTGAAAACGAAGGCCATTTCATTCATTTGCTGCGACGACTTTGATATTGAAGACGAGCCTGAAGTTGGCGATTCAATCATTGTTCATCCCGATGGCCAAACAAGACGGCGAAGCAAAGCCAAGGATCCGGAAATCTATCATCATAAGTGGATGTTTGTGGCTGACGATTACAAAGGATTTGATGTTGAACGTAGTCGCATGAGATCCTTGAGGTGGATCAATTTGAAGGGATTGAATAAACGAAAGATTGGAAAGAAAAGCTATTGGGTCGAGAACGTCCTGCCACGACTAAATGGCCAGCCTCGTGATGAAGTTTCCGAACCAAGGGAGTCCTGGGGCGAGCAGTTATCCGAATGTGATAAAGCAGCCAAACCAATGACTGAAGTTCCGCGTCACAAGACTGCGATTAAACGAGGGAGCTATTCTAAACCTGTAAAGTGTCTGTTGCGTGATGGACTTCTATCGGATTCAAAGGTCTTCTTCGATTACGGCTGTGGCCATGGCCGCGACTTGGACCTCTTGGCCGACATCGACATTTCTTGCCAAGGCTGGGATCCCGCGTTTCGCCCAACCGCCCCTAAGAATGAGGCGGCGGTTGTCAACATCGGATACGTCATCAACGTAATCGAGGATCCTAACGAGCGAGCTGACGCCGTGAGAAGTGCTTGGGCTCTCGCGAAAGAGGTGCTTTGTGTAGCGGCTCAAATTGAATTCGCAGCGCCAGAAAAGGAGCAACAAGTTTTTGGCGACGGCTACCTGACATCACGCGGTACATTTCAAAAGTACTACAACCAGCATGAGCTCCGTGAATATTTGCAAGACGTTGTTGGTACTGATGCAATTTCTGCAGCGCCCGGAATCTTTTATTTGTTCAAATGTGAGGAAGCCAAACAACAGTTCTTTGCGACGCGATTCAAGCGTCGATACACCGTTCCACGTCAAAGAATCTCTGAAGTCCTCTTTGATCAGAATCGGGATTTGCTCGACCCGTTCATGGAGCGACTAACTGAGCTTGGTCGTGTGCCGGCCGCCAGTGAGTATGCAGCATCAAATGCGATCATTGAGAAATTCGGATCGTTGAAGCGGGCATTCAAATTGATTCAGAAGGTCACTGATGAATCGCCGTGGGAGGAGATTGCCCAAAAGCGTTGCGAAGACTTGCTTGTTTATCTTGCGTTGGCTCGTTTTAGAAAACGACCACCCTTGTCGAAACTTCCGCCAACGGTTCAGAAAGACATCAAGGTTTTTCTGGGCGGCTACAAAGTTGCATGTGGTCGGGCCGACACGTTACTTTTCCGTGCTGGCGATCCGGATGCAATCGACCAGGCATGTCAACGATCAAACGTTGGTCAGCTTGTCGACAATGCCCTGATTTTTCACAAGAGTTGCTTGGATAGCCTTGAGCCGCTGCTTCGGATCTACGAAGGCTGTGCACGAGCTTTGGTTGGTGAATTAGACGATGCAAATGTAATTAAACTTCATCGATTTTCTGGGAAGGTCTCATACATAACGTATGACGGATTTGACAAAAACCCGCACCCTCAATTAAAGGAACGAATGAAAGTGTCGCTCCGGTCTCTGAATATTGATTGGTTTGACTATTCGACGTGGGATGATCCTTATGTCTTGCTTGAAAAATTTGAACTTGTAAATGATAATTATAAACAACGAATACTTTTTGAAAGGTTTGCGAAGTCGCTACGAAGAATCGGCATCGTTTCTAACAACAATCAACTCAAAAAATCTGAGTTGTCCATTCGGCTAAAGAACTCGCAAGTTCACCTACAAGGCCATAGATTGGTCAATTCATAG
- a CDS encoding IS5 family transposase, which translates to MSIEYPSSLSDDQWRLLRRLIPPAKLRGRKRIDRRQIVDAILYWCRTGCQWRLLPDCFPNWNTVYGVYRAWRIDGTWQRIHDRLREKVRRKEGRKPTPTAAIIDSQSIRSAEGGELRGYDAAKRITGRKRHILVDTLGLVMVVVVHSADLQDYEGAHLVLENIRQKFRRLRVIFADSIYGRADLPEFLKQWYRVILQTVKRPVEAEGFVVLPKRWIVERTFAWLGKFRRLSKDYERLTQNSETVIRIAMIQFMLNRLEK; encoded by the coding sequence ATGAGTATTGAGTATCCCAGCAGTCTCAGTGATGATCAATGGCGATTGCTTCGTCGTCTGATTCCGCCAGCAAAACTTCGCGGCCGCAAACGAATCGATCGGCGTCAAATTGTCGATGCGATATTGTATTGGTGTCGAACGGGCTGCCAGTGGCGGTTGCTTCCGGACTGCTTTCCGAATTGGAACACGGTTTATGGAGTTTATCGAGCTTGGCGTATTGATGGGACATGGCAACGCATTCACGATCGTCTTCGCGAAAAGGTACGCCGCAAAGAAGGCAGGAAGCCAACGCCAACAGCAGCCATCATTGATTCGCAAAGCATTCGCAGTGCTGAAGGAGGAGAATTACGCGGGTATGACGCGGCGAAACGAATTACCGGACGAAAGCGTCACATCCTGGTGGATACGTTGGGGCTTGTGATGGTCGTTGTTGTCCACTCGGCCGATCTACAAGACTACGAAGGTGCACATCTTGTTCTTGAAAACATCAGACAGAAGTTTCGTCGGCTTCGAGTCATCTTCGCGGACTCGATTTACGGGCGGGCTGATTTGCCGGAGTTCCTGAAGCAATGGTATCGTGTCATCTTGCAAACCGTTAAGCGTCCGGTCGAAGCCGAAGGGTTCGTTGTCTTACCCAAGCGATGGATCGTTGAACGGACTTTCGCATGGCTTGGAAAATTCAGAAGGCTCTCAAAGGACTATGAAAGACTGACTCAAAACAGCGAAACTGTCATACGAATCGCAATGATTCAATTCATGCTAAACAGGCTGGAAAAATAA
- a CDS encoding tyrosine-type recombinase/integrase produces MKRKNQLSTIGFSSRQVQHFNQKLSRLPNLILKSDQATRRRFVQFFAANIRNANTRAAYLRAVRLFCDWCDAHSVTIELVEPTMIALYVEELLTAYSKPTVKQHLAAIRMLFDFFVTGGILQTNPAAAVKGPKHVVVKGKTPVLQPADARQLLDSIPTDKISGLRDRALISLMLFTFARVGAAVAVNVDDVYQNGRRWWVRLKEKGGRQHEMPLNHKAEQAILEYLDAGYLHGQAGTPLFRTLDRRRNLTENRLYRQDAWAMVKRRARAAGLGDRFSNHTFRATGITAYMMAGGTLEKAQQMAAHASSRTTNMYNRSNDAVTLDEVERILI; encoded by the coding sequence ATGAAACGCAAGAATCAACTTTCTACCATTGGCTTTTCATCCCGACAGGTTCAGCATTTTAATCAAAAGTTGAGCCGTTTGCCAAACTTGATTTTGAAAAGTGATCAAGCCACACGACGACGATTCGTCCAGTTCTTTGCGGCAAATATCCGAAATGCGAATACACGGGCTGCATACCTGCGTGCCGTTCGACTGTTTTGTGACTGGTGCGACGCTCACTCTGTGACAATCGAACTTGTCGAGCCGACCATGATCGCGTTGTACGTTGAAGAATTGCTGACCGCGTACAGCAAGCCGACAGTCAAGCAGCACTTGGCTGCCATTCGGATGCTGTTCGACTTCTTCGTGACTGGCGGGATTCTCCAAACAAATCCCGCCGCTGCCGTTAAAGGCCCAAAACATGTGGTCGTCAAAGGCAAGACGCCTGTGCTGCAGCCAGCTGATGCTCGGCAGCTGCTCGATTCAATTCCGACCGATAAAATATCCGGACTCCGAGACCGAGCATTGATTTCGCTGATGCTTTTTACGTTCGCACGCGTCGGAGCCGCGGTTGCGGTGAATGTTGACGACGTCTACCAAAACGGTCGACGATGGTGGGTTCGCCTCAAAGAAAAAGGAGGCAGGCAACATGAAATGCCACTGAATCACAAAGCGGAACAAGCAATCCTCGAATACTTGGACGCTGGCTATCTGCACGGCCAAGCCGGGACTCCCCTGTTTCGAACGCTCGACCGGCGTCGTAATCTGACCGAGAACCGTCTTTATCGGCAGGATGCTTGGGCGATGGTGAAACGCAGAGCTCGAGCTGCGGGTCTCGGCGATCGGTTTTCCAATCACACGTTCAGAGCGACAGGCATCACCGCCTACATGATGGCTGGCGGCACACTGGAAAAGGCGCAACAAATGGCGGCTCATGCCTCCAGTCGCACGACGAACATGTACAACCGATCCAATGATGCCGTGACGCTTGATGAAGTTGAACGGATTCTAATTTAG